The sequence GCAAGGTAGTGCAGGGCGATAAATTTCACTTTAATAAGACAATGTATTAGCGCCAATGGTAGCGTGGCAACTACAAGCTGCCAAAGATAAAACGCTACCCTTCAACTTTTGCCGCAAAACCTACTCGCCAAGAGCTTCTAGCTCTTCGCATACTTTTTTAAATTTAGCCTCAGCGCTCTCTAGCGCCTCTTTGTTTGTCTCTATGACCTCTTTTGGTGCGTTTGCTACGAAATTTTGATTATTTAGCATGCCTGAGAGTTTGGCTATCTCTTTTTCAAGCTTTGTCTTTTGAGACCTTAGCCTTGTGATGATACCGCTCATATCAAGCCCTTCAAGCGGGACAAATGACTCTAAATTTTCACTCACGTCTCTTATTGAATTTTCGATTTTCTCATCTACAAAGCCAATCTCTTCGCATTTTGCAAGCAGCTTGATATACTCTTTAACCTCGTCAAGATCTATTTTTTCATTAAATTTAACAAAAGCTTTTGCTATCTTTGAGTTGCCAAGATCTATGGTCGCTTTTGCACGGCGAATAGCCACGATCGCTTCGATAACTAGCTCAAATTTCTTCTCAACATCTAAATTTCGCTCTTTTACTTCTGGGTAGCTCATCACCATTATCGATTTTGCATTTTCAAGCTGTGTACCGCTAAGCTCCTGAAATAGGTACTCTGAAAGAAACGGTATGAAAGGATTTAGCAGCTTCATCGCCTCTTTAAATATACTTCCAAGCTCTTTTACGCTCGCTTTATCAGCCTTGCTAAGCTCGATGCCCCAGTCGCAAAACTCATCCCAAAGGAATTTATAAAGTGTGTTTGCTGCGTCATTGAATCGGTAGGCGTCGATATTTTCGCGTACCTCTCTTACACACTCGTTAAAGCGGCTATTCATATAAATTCCAAGCTTTGTTTGAAGCTTGATGTCTTCTAAATTTTCAAATTTGCTCTCATTTAGCATGAGATATTTGCTTGCGTTATAAAGCTTGTTTGTGAAATTTCTTACCTGCTTCATCTTGGCATCACTTAGCTTGATGTCACGTCCTTGAACGGCTAGAAGTGTTAGCGTAAAGCGCAATATATCGGCGCTATATTCATTTATGCTATCAAGCGGATCGATGACGTTACCAAGACTCTTGCTCATCTTTCTGCCGAATTCATCCTTTACAAGCGCGTGCAGATAGATATCGTCAAATGGCAGCTTACCAAGGGCATTTTCACCCTGAAACATCATCCTAGCAACCCAGAAAAATAATATATCAAAGCCAGTTATGAGAAGGTTGTTTGGATAAAACTCGGCAAGGTCGCCTTCAAACCATTTTTCATTTTTTAGTTCATTTTCATTTCCCCAGCCAAGCGTGCTAAATGGCCAAAGACCGGAGCTAAACCACGTATCTAGCACATCTGGGTCTTGGTGGATGTTTTTACTTTTACATTTTTTGCA comes from Campylobacter concisus and encodes:
- a CDS encoding valine--tRNA ligase, which codes for MAEFYNAKEIEDKFYKIWEERGYFEIDANKDIQKDGRKFCIMMPPPNVTGSLHIGHALTFTLQDIMTRYKRMDGYKTLWQPGLDHAGIATQNVVEKQLLAQGIKKEELGREKFVEKVWEWKEKSGGMIVHQMRKLGITPAWSRQRFTMDEGLRKAVKKAFVNLYDKGLIVQKNYMINWCTHDGALSDIEVEHKENKGKLYHLRYYFADKPSEFVVVATTRPETYFGDTAVMVNPNDERYKNLIGKKVVLPIINREIEIIADEHVDMEFGTGLVKVTPAHDQNDYEVGKRHDLEFITVFDEKGILNDRCDKFAGLERLEARDIVMAELEKLGNVEKIEDYENQVGYCYRCKNVVEPYISKQWFVKKEIADEAIQKVSEGLTKFYPPHWINSFNAWMRELRDWCISRQLWWGHQIPVFYCDDCGHMWADEGEPCECKKCKSKNIHQDPDVLDTWFSSGLWPFSTLGWGNENELKNEKWFEGDLAEFYPNNLLITGFDILFFWVARMMFQGENALGKLPFDDIYLHALVKDEFGRKMSKSLGNVIDPLDSINEYSADILRFTLTLLAVQGRDIKLSDAKMKQVRNFTNKLYNASKYLMLNESKFENLEDIKLQTKLGIYMNSRFNECVREVRENIDAYRFNDAANTLYKFLWDEFCDWGIELSKADKASVKELGSIFKEAMKLLNPFIPFLSEYLFQELSGTQLENAKSIMVMSYPEVKERNLDVEKKFELVIEAIVAIRRAKATIDLGNSKIAKAFVKFNEKIDLDEVKEYIKLLAKCEEIGFVDEKIENSIRDVSENLESFVPLEGLDMSGIITRLRSQKTKLEKEIAKLSGMLNNQNFVANAPKEVIETNKEALESAEAKFKKVCEELEALGE